A window of Nitratireductor kimnyeongensis genomic DNA:
GATATTCTCGCTTTTCGCATTTTCGCAGGCGGCGCTCATATGGCTGGTCATCGCCGCCGAGTAATTGCTGTTGGAATAGTTGTACTCGCTGACGCCTGTGGCGCCTTTGAAAAGGCGGCTATCGCCCGCCCGGTTCCGCACATAGCCATAGTTGGAATAGATCGACTTCGCACCGGCAAGGTCGTTGCCGCCCGAGCGGTAGCTGGTGCCCGAATAGCTTTGCGCCGTGATGCTGGTGGGGGTGTAATAGGTATTGGCCCCGTCGGTCAGAACGATCACCACCTTGTCATTGCCCTTTTCGGTGTCCGGGCGGCCCTCGGTGAAGGGCGCGCGGCCGGAAACCACCCGCCAACCCCAGGCGAAACCTTCGGTCACATTGGTGGCGCCGCCTGCATCCATGTCGTCGATGGCGGCATTGATCTTGTTCAGCCCCTCGGTCTTGCCGACATCGGTCAACGGCGTGATCGGCTTGGTGCTGCAACTCGCATTCGGGCCCTCGTTGATGCCCATGCTGCCTGTTTCATAGGGAGTGAAATATTTCGGCATATAGGCCTGATCATACGCAGCGGATGCCGAACTGCTGGTGAAATCGTCCCACCAGTTGTTGTTGGCCGGCCTCCAGCTTGTATCGGTCTGGTCCGTTTCATCCGGCGCGAACATGGGAACGAACAGGCTCTTCGGGTCGCTGCTTTCAGCCGGGTCGTCATTGATGTTCAGCGGATAAGGACGCATCTCCACGCAACCGGCCCAGCTGGTAAAACGGTCATAGGTCGTGGTTTTTGTCTCGACCCACCCCCAGGTCCGGCAGGAACCGTTGTTCCGATAGCGGGTGCATTCATAGTTCCAATCCGAGGAGGTGCCCGAAATGCGCTTCATCTGGTCGTAGAGCGTGAAACGCGTGACCTTCTGGCCTTCTTCCTCTCCCCAGCCGCTGCCGCGCTTGTAATAGACGCCGCCTGACAATTCGACACGCTTGTTCGGATCGGCCGCCTTCATGGTCGACCAGTCGAAATTCTCATGGTGAATGGGCGAGGCGCCGTCTGTGTCCATCCAGCTTGCACTGGCATTGTCCGGTCCGACATTCACTGATGCCGCGAACGGCACGACACCGAACTGTACGGGCTTCTGGATCTGTTTCATCTGCGCGCCCTCGGCGGCGATGGTCTTCACCAGTTCCTTGGCAGCCTTCTTCAGGATGGTCAGACGCTTTTCGAAAGATCCGGTCGATGTGTAGTCCATCGAGCCGGAGTTATCGAGCACGAGGGCCACTTCCAGCGTGTTCTTGAGACGAATCTCGCTTTGCGCGCGGAAGTCGATCTTCGTTTCCTCATCGGCCGCTTCTTTCCGCAGCTTCTGGAACACGGGATAGAATATCGGCGCGTATTTGAGCTCCGCCTCGAGCTTCAGCGTACCACCGCCGGTGTTCTGGTTGGGCAGGGTGATGAGCAGCTTCGTGTTCTCGGGCTTTACGCTCCCCAGATTGGCTTCGAAGAAATCCTTCGCATAAGCCTTGGCATCGGCGTCGGATGCTCCTTGGGTGAGGTAACGGGCTGTCGCTATGCCTGCCGCATCGAGAGCATTCAGCGTCATCTGCCGCTGCCGGGAAATCTGGCTGTAATCCACCACGAGGGCGGCAACCCCCATGATGGGCGCCATCACAAGCGCCGTCATCATGGCAAAATTGCCGCGACGGTCATGCGCGAATTTCCTGAACATCTGTGCCACCCCACTAAAGGTACTGGCCCAAAATCTCCCCAAAGTGCTTAACCGGGCGTAACCGGTGCGATTGCGGATGTTTTCTTGGTTCCTGTAGGGTTAACCCCTTGCCTCAAATGCATTGCATTCTGGCTGTGGCGATAAAACCGGGTGACAGGAAAGCCAGCATCCGATAATTCCCGGCCCTAGCCATTCTCACCGCACCTCAAAGATCCGAGACGACCTTTCCCCCATGCCTCAAGCCACGCAGATCATCGATACGCTCGACCACCTCACTGGTTCTTATGACGCCGTCCTGTGCGATGTGTGGGGCGTGGTCCACAATGGCGTAACTGTTTTCCCCGAGGCCTGCGCGGCCCTGTCTCGGGCGCGAGCCGCCGGCAAGGCGGTTGTTCTCATCACCAATTCACCACGCCCGCATAGGGGTGTGGAAGAGCAACTCCGGGCATTGGGTGTTCACGACGAAGCGTGGGATCGTGTCGTGACCTCCGGGGACGTGACGCGTGACCTGATCCGCACCGCGCCGCGGCGTCTCTTCCACATCGGCCCGGAACGGGATCAGGCAATTTTCGAGGGGATCGATGTGGATCTTGTGGAGGATTTCGAAGCCTCCGGTGTCGTCTGCACGGGCCTGTTCGACGATGAGAACGAAACGCCGGAAGATTATGCAGAGATGCTCGAACGCCTGAGAATGCGCGACCTGCCGTTTATCTGCGCCAACCCAGACATCATCGTCGAGCGCGGCGACCGGCACATCTGGTGCGCTGGGGCGCTGGCACGTGACTACGGGCTTTTGGGCGGCCGGACGCTGATTGCCGGCAAGCCGCATCGCCCGATCTATGAGGCGGCGTTCAAGGCGGCGGCCGAGATCATGGGAAGCGAACTGGCGCGCGAAAGGGCGCTTGCCATCGGCGATGGCGTGCTGACCGACGTGAAGGGCGCCGACCAGTATGGCATCGATGTCCTGTTCGTGACCGACGGCATTCACGCGCGCGAATATGGCAATGGCGAAGGGCCGGAGCCCGACCGCCTTGCGGCGTTTCTCGAAACCCACGGCCACAATCCCGTGGCGGCCATACCACGTCTCAGATAGGGTGCGCGCGTGGCCGGACCGATCAAGCGCATTGCAGATCTGAACACAATGCCCGCTGACTTGCGCGGCGGCGTGGTGGCTATCGGCAATTTTGATGGCGTGCATCGTGGGCACCAGTCAGTGCTTGAACCCGCACTGGAGATTGCCCGACGTGACAGCGTTCCCGCTCTCGTACTGACCTTTGAACCGCATCCGCGGCAGGTTTTCCGGCCCGATGTCCCGCTTTTCCGTCTGACGCCGGCGCCCATGAAGGCAGTGCTGCTGGGAGCGCTCGGCTTCGATGCGGTAGTCGAGCAGCAGTTCGATCGCGCGTTCTCCGGCCTTTCGCCGCAGGAGTTTGTCCGCTCCGTTCTGGTCGAGGGGCTTGGCATTACCCATGTGGTGACAGGTTTCGATTTTCATTTCGGAAAAAACCGTGGCGGCACGCCGGAGCTTCTCAAGGCAGCGGGACAGGAAAACGGTTTCGGCGTGACCGTGGTGGATGCCTATTCCGATGAGGGCGGGGCGGTGATTTCGTCAAGCCGCATTCGTGGCCTTTTGGGGGGAGGCGAGGTGGCGGAGGCTGCCGGGCTTCTTGGCTATCGCTATACGGTCGAGGCTGAAGTTACGGGTGGCCAGAAGCTTGGCCGCACGCTGGGCTTTCCGACGGCAAACATGGCGTTGCCGTTGGAAACGGAACTCCGCCACGGTATCTATGCGGTGCGCTTTCGCCAGGCCGATGGCAGGCTGCACAATGGCGTCGCCAGTTTCGGCCGCCGACCGACCGTGACGAAAGATGGTGCGCCGCTTCTGGAAACCTTCCTGTTCGATTTCGACGGTGATCTTTACGGGGAAATCTGCTCGGTCTCTCTGTTTTCCTTCCTGCGTGGCGAGGAAAAGTTCGACGGACTGGATGCGCTGGTTGCACAGATGAAGCGCGACGAGGCGGAAGCCCGCGCTCTGCTTGCCGAGGTGAAGCCCAACTCCGCTCTCGATTTACGGCTCGCTTTCGAGGGGCTTGGGGCGTGAGGCCATTCGCCCCTTTATTCTTCGTGCAGCGTCGGCTAAAAGCCGTTCCCATGATGACACGCGCCGGTTTCATACCGATTGCCATACGAATTATTGGCCCGGCCTTCCGTGCGGCCTGAGTGCTGCGGAAGGTCCGGGTTTTGCCGCGCGTCACACGCGCATTTTCCGAATTCCGATAATGGCTATGGCAGGGCCATCGCAGGCTTTGCCCATCTCACGGCGAGAACATGACCGATACGTCCGAAAAACTCGACTATTCCAAGACCCTCAACCTGCCGCAGACCGAGTTTCCCATGCGTGCGGGGCTGCCCAAGAAAGAGCCCGAGATCGTTGCCCGCTGGCAGGAGATGGATCTCTACCGTCTCATGCGCGAGGATGCGCAGGGGCGCGAAAAATTCGTGCTGCATGACGGTCCGCCCTATGCCAATGGCAACATCCATATCGGACACGCGCTGAACAAGGTTTTGAAGGACATCATCACGCGCTCCTTCCAGATGCGCGGCTATGATGCCAATTACGTGCCTGGCTGGGACTGCCACGGTCTTCCCATCGAATGGAAGATCGAGGAACAGTACCGCGCCAAGGGCAGGAACAAGGACGAGGTGCCGGTCAACGAATTCCGTCAGGAATGCCGTGACTTCGCCAGCCACTGGATCAAGGTCCAGTCGGACGAATTCCTGCGGCTGGGCATCGAGGGCGACTTCAAGAACCCCTACACGACGATGAACTTCCACGCCGAGGCGCGGATCGCCGGCGAGCTTCTGAAATTCGCCATGTCCGGCCAGCTCTATCGCGGCTCCAAGCCGGTGATGTGGAGCGTGGTGGAGCGCACGGCGCTGGCCGAGGCGGAAGTGGAATACCAGGATGTCGAAAGCGACATGATCTGGGTGAAGTTTCCGGTGGCGCGCGCTGTGGCCAGTGGATGGGCGCCTCTGGACGTTCCGGCGGCAGAACATGCAAAGCAAGTGAACGAACTGACTTCTGGCTTGCAGGACGCTCACGTAGTTATCTGGACGACGACCCCGTGGACCATCCCCGGCAACCGCGCCATCGCCTATTCGCCGCGCATTTCCTATGGCCTTTACGAGGTTACGGCGGCAGAAAACGATTTTGGACCGCAGGCAGGTGAAAAGCTGATTTTCGCCGATGCACTGGCAGAAGAATCCTTCGCCAAAGCAAAGCTTGAATACAAGCGCTTGCGCGATGTGTCTGCAGAGGCTCTCGCCACGATTACCTGCGCCCACCCGCTCAGGGGCCATGGCGGCGGCTATGACTTCACTGTTCCGCTGCTGCCCGGCGATCATGTCACCGACGATGCCGGTACCGGCTTCGTGCACACCGCGCCCAGCCATGGTCGCGAGGATTTTGACGCGTGGATGGACGCCCGCGCTGAGCTTGAGGCGCGTGGCTTCGACAGCACGATCCCGTTCCCCGTCGACGACGCGGGCTTTTACACCAAGGACGCGCCGGGCTTCGGTCCGGACCGCGAAGGCGGCGCGGCGCGCGTCATCGACGACAAGGGCAAGAAGGGTGACGCCAACAAGGCCGTCATCGAAGCGCTGATCGCGCGCGACATGCTTTTCGCACGTGGGCGGCTGAAACACTCCTACCCGCATTCCTGGCGCTCGAAAAAGCCGGTCATCTTCCGCAACACGCCGCAATGGTTCGTCTATATGGACAAGGACCTTGGCGACGCTTCAACACTACGGTCCCGTGCGCTGAAGGCAATCGACGAGACCCGTTTTGTGCCGGCTGCCGGCCAGTCGCGCCTGCGCGCCATGATCGCCGACCGGCCCGACTGGGTGCTCTCGCGCCAGCGGGCCTGGGGCGTGCCGATCTGCGTCTTTGCCGATGAAGACGGCAATGTGCTGCAGGACGAGGCCGTCAACCAGCGCATTCTGGAAGCCTTCGAGGCCGAGGGCGCAGATGCATGGTTTGCCGAAGGTGCGCGCGAGCGCTTCCTCGGCGAGCGGGCCGGCGAGCCGTGGCAGCAGGTCATGGACATTCTCGATGTGTGGTTCGATTCCGGCTCCACCCACACTTTTACGCTGGAAGACCGGCCGGACATGAAATGGCCCGCCGATGTCTATCTGGAAGGCTCCGATCAGCATCGCGGCTGGTTCCACTCTTCCCTGCTGGAAAGCTGCGCCACTCGGGGCAGGGCGCCTTACGACACGGTCATCACCCATGGTTTCACCATGGCGGAAGATGGTCGCAAGATGTCGAAGTCGCTTGGCAACACAGTGGTTCCGCAGGAGATCATGAGCCAGTCGGGCGCGGACATTCTGCGCCTTTGGGTCGCCACCACCGATTACTGGGAAGACCAGCGTCTCGGCAAGGCGATCATCCAGACCAATGTCGATGCCTATCGCAAGCTCAGAAACACCATCCGCTGGATGTTGGGCTCGCTGGCGCACGATTCGGGCGAGGAAGTGCCTCTTGCCGAGATGCCGGAGCTGGAACGCCTGATGCTCCATCGTCTGGCCGAGCTCGATGAGCTGGTGCGCAAGGGCTACGACAATTTTGATTTCAAGCGCATCATCCGTTCACTGCTCGATTTCATGGTGGTCGAACTCTCCGCCTTCTATTTCGACGTGCGCAAGGACGCGCTCTACTGCGATGCCCCGTCGAGCACGCGCCGCAAGGCATCGCTTCAGGTGGTTCGCACCCTGTTCGACTGCGTGGTGACATGGCTCGCACCCATGCTGCCTTTCACCATGGAAGAGGCATGGCTTGAGCGTCATCCCGATGCGCGTTCGGTGCATCTGGAGCAATTCCCCGCCGTGCCACAGGAATGGCGCGATGCGGAGCTCGCCGAGAAATGGCGGAAAATCCGGCAGGTGCGCCGCGTGGTCACCGGCGCGCTGGAGATCGAGCGCAAGGACAAGACCATCGGTTCCTCCCTTGAGGCCGCTCCGGTCGTCTATGTGAACGATGAAGGACTGCAACAGGCCATCGCCGACCGAGACATGGCCGAAATCTGCATCACTTCCGGCATCGATATCCGCCACGAGGCACCGCCGGCGGATGCCTTCACGCTGGATGAGGTGTCGGGTGTTGGCGTTGTCTTTGCCCGCGCTACCGGCGAGAAATGCGCGCGCTCCTGGCGCTATACCGACGATGTAGGGTCCGATCCCGCGTTTCCTGACGTGTCGGCGCGTGATGCGGCCGCCCTCCAAGAACTCAAGGCGCTGGGCCGCTTTTGAACAAAGGAAGCTGGGAAGCTTCGGCGCTGCCGATTGCTTCCCGCTCACTCCTTCGCTACAAATGCCGCCGGGTTAAGGATGCCACGTTGTTGCCGGATTCGTGCGCGACATGCGTGATTTGAGTTTCCCGACGGTCTGATTTAACGGGACGACAAACAGAATGCATCGCCTGACGGGCGTCATTCTGGGAGAGAGGTGGCAGTGAAGAGAACGGAAACCACAACGTCGCGGCGTTGCGCGCGCATGGTTGCGGCTTCGGGCACATTGTGCCTCTCGGCCATTCTTCTGTCCGGGTGCATCGGCGCGCCGACCTACGGAACCGGCAAGGCCGCCGACCAGCAATTGCTTGAAGATGTTACGGGCGTTCTGTCGCTTGGTCCGAAGGACAAGCCACGCGTCGAATACAAGCCGCGCGCGGGCATCGTGATGCCTTCTTCGACCGAGGTTTTGCCGCCGCCGCAAGAAGATGTCGCCACTGCGGGCAACCCTGCCTGGCCCGAATCGCCAGAAGAACGCCTCGCTCGCATCCGTGCGGAAGCGACCGAAAATCAGGACAACCCGTTCTACAAGTCTCCTATCGAACGCGATATCGGCGTCAATGCGCGCGGAGAGGACGGTTTCGTCAATCCGGAAATCGCCAAAAAGCAGCGCGAAGAGTATTTCAAGCGCCGCGCTGCCACCTCGCAGGGTAGCCCGACCACACGCCGCTATCTGAGCGAGCCGCCGGTCGACTATCGTCAGCCTGCAGATAGCGCACCTACGGGTGAACTGGGCGAGGACGAGGCCAAGAAGGCACGCGCCGCAAAAAAGGCAGCGCAAAAAGGCGGTGGCGGCTTCGACCTGGGCCGGTTATGGCCCTGGGGCGGATGATAAACCGAGACATACAAGCGGGCCCTGCGCCCGCTTTTTTTAACGCTGCTGTTTGAAGAAGTCTTTCAGGAGTGCGGAGGCTTCTGTTTCGCCAAGGCCCGGGTAGATCTCCGGTGCATGGTGGCAGGTGGGCTGTGTGTAGAAGCGCGCACCGTTGGTCACGGCACCTCCCTTTTCGTCGCCTGCGCCGAAATAGAGGCGACGAATACGCGCGAATGAGATGGCGGCGGCGCACATGGCACAGGGTTCGAGCGTTACATAGAGGTCGGCATCGACAAGACGCTCCGAATTGAGAACAGCGCAAGCTTCGCGGATCGCCACGATTTCCGCATGTGCTGTCGGATCGTTACATTCGCGGGTTCGATTTCCCGCACGCGCGATCACCTTTCCTTCATGAACGATCACCGCACCGACCGGCACTTCACCACGAGTTGCGGCGAAACGCGCCTGATCGAGTGCTTCATCCATGAAGCTGGTATAGTTCGCTTTCGTCGGTCTCATCACACTTTTTTGCTCGCAACTGGCGATGCGAATTGATACCTAGAGCGCCATGCGTCCGGAAGGCCGCAAAAAGGACGATCAATCATGTCGATTCCGCATTTCTGTAATGTCAGGTGATTCCACCTGGCTGCAAAATGCTTTAGATCGCCGTGCTTCCATCCGGAAGCAAAAGGGCGATCTAAACTGGTTACGGAGCATCGGAATAATTCGAAAACCGGATTCCACTTTTCGGTTCGATGCTCTAGACGCCTCTATAGCATTGGACGCGGCTCCGGAATCGACTTTCCTGTAGTCCGATCTCTGATTTAAAACACTGGAGTGGTTCCGGCGCACGGGGCGCAATACGGAATCCCAGGGCAAAAGGCCATCATGACCAAAGACCGACCCAACGATACCAAGCGGGAAAAGAAACCGGGCAAGGGCCGGGATGCGAGCCCGAGCGACGCCGACAAGGCGGGGGGCGAGCGCATTGCCAAGCGCCTTGCGCGTGCGGGTCTTGCCTCGCGCCGAGACGCCGAAGCGATGATCGAGGCAGGCCGCGTCAGCGTCAACGGCAAGGTTCTGGAATCTCCGGCCTTCAATGTGACCGCCTCCGACCGGATTTTGGTGGACGGAGAGCCACTTCCGGCGGTTGAGCGCACGCGGCTCTTTCTCTTCCACAAGCCCGGTGGCGTGGTGACCACCAACCGCGACCCAGAAGGCCGAAAAACCATTTTCGACGCGCTGCCGGAGGGCTTGCCGCGCCTGATCACGGTCGGACGTCTCGATATCAACACGGAAGGTCTGATTGTCCTGACCAATGATGGCGGGTTGGCACGGGCGCTGGAACTGCCGGAAACCGGCTGGCTGCGCCGCTACCGTGTGCGTGTGCATGGCAAGGTCGATGCCACGGCACTCGAAGGTCTCAAGGACGGCATCGCCGTGGATGGCGTGTTCTATGGCGCCATCGAGGCTACGCTCGACCGGGAGCAGGGAAGCAATGCCTGGCTGACGCTCGGTTTGCGTGAAGGCAAGAACCGTGAGGTCAAGAATGTTCTCGGGGCGCTCGGACTTGAGGTTACCCGGCTGATCCGCATTTCCTATGGCCCATTCCAGCTAGGCACGCTGGGCGAGGGCGAGGTGCAGGAGGTCAAGGGCCGCACCCTGCGCGACCAGCTCGGTGAGCGCCTGATCGAGAAGGCAGGTGCGAATTTCGATGCGCCGATTGTGAACCCGTTTTCCAACAAGCCGGTCCGTGCCGAGCGCAAACCGCGCGACGTCGATGTGGCAGACACCGGTGCAGGCCGCGACCGTGAGGGCGGCAAGACCTTTGTCAAAAACCGCAAGCGTGACCGCGAGGAAAAGCGTGAGGCCGCGCGCGACCGCCTGCAAACGTCTCGTCCCGGTCGCCGCGAGGATGACCGTGGCCCCCGCCAGAACCGAGGCAGTCATGTGTGGATGGCGCCCGGCGCGCGCCCACAGGGAAAGCGCAAACAGGCAGCTGCCGAAGCGGAGAAGGACGAAGGTTCGCAGACGGCCCGCAAACCGCGCCGTGAAGGCGGAGCGCAGGCGCGTGGCGACAAGCCGTTCCGTCCGCGTGGTGAAAAGTCTTTTGATCGCGATCGCCCCGAGCGCGGTGGCGATAGACCGCGTTTTTCAAAAGGAGACAAGCCCGAGGGCGATGCGCGGGAGAAAAGACCTTTCCGCTCCCGTGACGATCGCCCGGCTTCCGGTGACAAGCCTCGCTTCTCGAAGGGCGGCAAGCCCGATGGAAATCCTGGCGGAAGATCTAGCGGAAGACCTGGCGGTAAACCTGGTGGAAGACCTGGCGGAAAGCCGGGGGGCAAACCGGGAGCAGGCAAGAGTTTCGGCAAACCCGGTGGGAAGCCCTCCGGGAAGCCGGCCAGCAGGTTCTCGGGCAAGCCGGGTGACGGGTCGCGTCCTGGCAAGGGCCGTCCCGGCGGCGGCAAGCCCGGCAAGCCGGGGGGAGAAAGCTGACCCATGCGTATTGTGGGCGGTGAGTTTCGCGGTCGCACTCTGGCGACACCGAAGACGGACGCGATCCGGCCGACCACGGACCGGACCCGCCAGGCGCTGTTCAACATTTTCGAGCACCGCTACGCCGGCCGGCTGAAGAATGCGCGTGTGCTCGACCTATTCGCGGGCACGGGTGCGCTGGGACTTGAAGCCCTGTCGCGCGGTGCCGCCTATGCGCTCTTCATCGAAGAGGCAGCGGCTGCCCGCGCACTGATCCGCACCAATGTGGAGAATTTTGGTCTTCAGGGGCGCAGCAAGATCTTCCGCCGCGATGCGACACGCATCGGGGAGGTGGGGACGATCCAGCCCTTCGATGTTGTTCTGGCCGATCCTCCCTATGGCAAGGGGTTGGGCGAGAAGGCGCTTGCTGCAGCACTTGCCGGCGGCTGGATTGTGCCCGGGGCGCTGATCATGGTCGAGGAAGCCGCAGGCTCGCCGTTCGAACCACCGGAGGGCTTTCGGCTCATCGAACGACGTGAATACGGTACATCCTGCGCAACCTTTGCCGAGTGCGCCTGAGTTTCGTCACTTTTGCGCCGATAGCTTTGTCTTGTCATGAGCTCGTGGCATTGTGCGCGGGCGCACCACAAACCGTACAGGACCTTGTCCATGAGAAATTCCATAGCGAGCGTCGCTTTGAGCGCGGCATTCGCCTTAGTCCTTGCCGTCGCGGCGCCGTCCATCGCCCCCGCGCAGGAAGGTGACGATGACACAGCCGTTTCCCATTTCACCTTGGAGAACGGTCTTGAAGTCGTAGTTATCCCGGACCACCGCGCACCTGTTGCGACACACATGCTCTGGTACAAGGTGGGCAGCGCAGACGAGGAACCCGGCAAGTCCGGTATCGCTCATTTCTTCGAACACCTGATGTTCAAGGGGACGAGCACCTATCCTTCGGGCGAATTCTCGGCCGCGATTGCCGCGGTGGGGGGGAGCGAGAACGCGTTCACCTCCTATGACTACACGGCCTATTACCAGCAGATCGCTCCATCCGAATTACCGGACATGATGCGCTTTGAGGCGGACCGCATGCGCAATCTGGTCCTGTCGGAGGAGAACATCGAGACCGAACGTCAGGTGGTGCTCGAAGAGCGGCGCCAGCGCACCGACAATGTGCCCTCTTCAATCTTGTCGGAAGAACTCAACGCCACGCTCTATCAGAACCATCCCTACGGGATCCCGGTTATTGGCTGGCAGCAGGAGATCGAAGGGCTCACGCACGACGACCTTAAAAGCTTCTACGACCGGTTCTACACACCCAACAACGCTGTGCTGGTGGTCGCGGGCGACGTGAACGCAAATCAGGTGCGAACGATGGCGGAAGAAACCTACGGCGAGATCGCACGCGGCCCCGATCTGCCCTCCCGCGCGCGCCCCATGGAGCCGGAACAGAAAACCACGCGCGACGTCACATTCCGCGATCCGCGCGTCACCGTGCCCAACATGTCGATCAACTGGTATGTGCCGTCCGCCCGCAGAGCCGAGAAGGGCGAATTCGAGGCGCTCGCCATTCTATCGGAGGTGCTGGGAGAAGGTTTGCGCAGCCGACTTTATCAGGACCTCGTCGTCAAACAGGGGATTGCATCCAGCGCCGGCAGCTATTTGCAGGGCGCGGCGTATGACTACTCCGCCCTGGTCATCTACGGCGAGCCACGAGGCGAGGCCGAACTCGAAACGGTCGAGGCCGCGCTTGTCGCCCAGATCGATAAAATCAAGAGCGAAGGCATCACGCAGCAGGAACTGGACACGGCGCGCACCAAGATTCTGCGGGACCAGATTTTCATGCGCGACAGCCAAGTGCGCAGCGCCAATCTCTTCGGCGCTGTGTTGGCTACGGGGGGCAAGGTTGAGGACATCACCGGCCTGCCGGAGCGGCTGGACGCGGTGACCGTCGAGGCCGTTCAGGCCGTCGCCAAGCGCTATCTCGACATGGGCCATGCCGTGAAGGGCTATCTCTTACCCGAAGAGGGAGATCGCTCGTGAAACAGACCTCGAATTTTCATCCAGGTGCCTTTATGCGCAGTTTCCTCAATGCCGGTGCGCTGGTCGCGCTTATCCTCATCGTTGTTCCGGCGCAGGCCGCGGTTCAAATTCAGGATGTAACCTCGCAGAAAGGCATCGACGCCTGGCTGGTGGAGGACCATTCCCTGCCGATCAT
This region includes:
- a CDS encoding TIGR01459 family HAD-type hydrolase, translated to MPQATQIIDTLDHLTGSYDAVLCDVWGVVHNGVTVFPEACAALSRARAAGKAVVLITNSPRPHRGVEEQLRALGVHDEAWDRVVTSGDVTRDLIRTAPRRLFHIGPERDQAIFEGIDVDLVEDFEASGVVCTGLFDDENETPEDYAEMLERLRMRDLPFICANPDIIVERGDRHIWCAGALARDYGLLGGRTLIAGKPHRPIYEAAFKAAAEIMGSELARERALAIGDGVLTDVKGADQYGIDVLFVTDGIHAREYGNGEGPEPDRLAAFLETHGHNPVAAIPRLR
- the ileS gene encoding isoleucine--tRNA ligase translates to MTDTSEKLDYSKTLNLPQTEFPMRAGLPKKEPEIVARWQEMDLYRLMREDAQGREKFVLHDGPPYANGNIHIGHALNKVLKDIITRSFQMRGYDANYVPGWDCHGLPIEWKIEEQYRAKGRNKDEVPVNEFRQECRDFASHWIKVQSDEFLRLGIEGDFKNPYTTMNFHAEARIAGELLKFAMSGQLYRGSKPVMWSVVERTALAEAEVEYQDVESDMIWVKFPVARAVASGWAPLDVPAAEHAKQVNELTSGLQDAHVVIWTTTPWTIPGNRAIAYSPRISYGLYEVTAAENDFGPQAGEKLIFADALAEESFAKAKLEYKRLRDVSAEALATITCAHPLRGHGGGYDFTVPLLPGDHVTDDAGTGFVHTAPSHGREDFDAWMDARAELEARGFDSTIPFPVDDAGFYTKDAPGFGPDREGGAARVIDDKGKKGDANKAVIEALIARDMLFARGRLKHSYPHSWRSKKPVIFRNTPQWFVYMDKDLGDASTLRSRALKAIDETRFVPAAGQSRLRAMIADRPDWVLSRQRAWGVPICVFADEDGNVLQDEAVNQRILEAFEAEGADAWFAEGARERFLGERAGEPWQQVMDILDVWFDSGSTHTFTLEDRPDMKWPADVYLEGSDQHRGWFHSSLLESCATRGRAPYDTVITHGFTMAEDGRKMSKSLGNTVVPQEIMSQSGADILRLWVATTDYWEDQRLGKAIIQTNVDAYRKLRNTIRWMLGSLAHDSGEEVPLAEMPELERLMLHRLAELDELVRKGYDNFDFKRIIRSLLDFMVVELSAFYFDVRKDALYCDAPSSTRRKASLQVVRTLFDCVVTWLAPMLPFTMEEAWLERHPDARSVHLEQFPAVPQEWRDAELAEKWRKIRQVRRVVTGALEIERKDKTIGSSLEAAPVVYVNDEGLQQAIADRDMAEICITSGIDIRHEAPPADAFTLDEVSGVGVVFARATGEKCARSWRYTDDVGSDPAFPDVSARDAAALQELKALGRF
- a CDS encoding bifunctional riboflavin kinase/FAD synthetase; the protein is MPADLRGGVVAIGNFDGVHRGHQSVLEPALEIARRDSVPALVLTFEPHPRQVFRPDVPLFRLTPAPMKAVLLGALGFDAVVEQQFDRAFSGLSPQEFVRSVLVEGLGITHVVTGFDFHFGKNRGGTPELLKAAGQENGFGVTVVDAYSDEGGAVISSSRIRGLLGGGEVAEAAGLLGYRYTVEAEVTGGQKLGRTLGFPTANMALPLETELRHGIYAVRFRQADGRLHNGVASFGRRPTVTKDGAPLLETFLFDFDGDLYGEICSVSLFSFLRGEEKFDGLDALVAQMKRDEAEARALLAEVKPNSALDLRLAFEGLGA
- a CDS encoding nucleoside deaminase, with amino-acid sequence MRPTKANYTSFMDEALDQARFAATRGEVPVGAVIVHEGKVIARAGNRTRECNDPTAHAEIVAIREACAVLNSERLVDADLYVTLEPCAMCAAAISFARIRRLYFGAGDEKGGAVTNGARFYTQPTCHHAPEIYPGLGETEASALLKDFFKQQR
- the rsmD gene encoding 16S rRNA (guanine(966)-N(2))-methyltransferase RsmD, which encodes MRIVGGEFRGRTLATPKTDAIRPTTDRTRQALFNIFEHRYAGRLKNARVLDLFAGTGALGLEALSRGAAYALFIEEAAAARALIRTNVENFGLQGRSKIFRRDATRIGEVGTIQPFDVVLADPPYGKGLGEKALAAALAGGWIVPGALIMVEEAAGSPFEPPEGFRLIERREYGTSCATFAECA
- a CDS encoding pilus assembly protein translates to MFRKFAHDRRGNFAMMTALVMAPIMGVAALVVDYSQISRQRQMTLNALDAAGIATARYLTQGASDADAKAYAKDFFEANLGSVKPENTKLLITLPNQNTGGGTLKLEAELKYAPIFYPVFQKLRKEAADEETKIDFRAQSEIRLKNTLEVALVLDNSGSMDYTSTGSFEKRLTILKKAAKELVKTIAAEGAQMKQIQKPVQFGVVPFAASVNVGPDNASASWMDTDGASPIHHENFDWSTMKAADPNKRVELSGGVYYKRGSGWGEEEGQKVTRFTLYDQMKRISGTSSDWNYECTRYRNNGSCRTWGWVETKTTTYDRFTSWAGCVEMRPYPLNINDDPAESSDPKSLFVPMFAPDETDQTDTSWRPANNNWWDDFTSSSASAAYDQAYMPKYFTPYETGSMGINEGPNASCSTKPITPLTDVGKTEGLNKINAAIDDMDAGGATNVTEGFAWGWRVVSGRAPFTEGRPDTEKGNDKVVIVLTDGANTYYTPTSITAQSYSGTSYRSGGNDLAGAKSIYSNYGYVRNRAGDSRLFKGATGVSEYNYSNSNYSAAMTSHMSAACENAKSENIIVMTVALDLDSRDSTEKKQIDALKACSSDSRTRKDGNGKPVKLFWNATGGDLDDAFKAIGDELSNLRIVG
- a CDS encoding pseudouridine synthase, with amino-acid sequence MTKDRPNDTKREKKPGKGRDASPSDADKAGGERIAKRLARAGLASRRDAEAMIEAGRVSVNGKVLESPAFNVTASDRILVDGEPLPAVERTRLFLFHKPGGVVTTNRDPEGRKTIFDALPEGLPRLITVGRLDINTEGLIVLTNDGGLARALELPETGWLRRYRVRVHGKVDATALEGLKDGIAVDGVFYGAIEATLDREQGSNAWLTLGLREGKNREVKNVLGALGLEVTRLIRISYGPFQLGTLGEGEVQEVKGRTLRDQLGERLIEKAGANFDAPIVNPFSNKPVRAERKPRDVDVADTGAGRDREGGKTFVKNRKRDREEKREAARDRLQTSRPGRREDDRGPRQNRGSHVWMAPGARPQGKRKQAAAEAEKDEGSQTARKPRREGGAQARGDKPFRPRGEKSFDRDRPERGGDRPRFSKGDKPEGDAREKRPFRSRDDRPASGDKPRFSKGGKPDGNPGGRSSGRPGGKPGGRPGGKPGGKPGAGKSFGKPGGKPSGKPASRFSGKPGDGSRPGKGRPGGGKPGKPGGES